Sequence from the Acidimicrobiia bacterium genome:
CCGTATGCAGGCCGCAGCGCACCTCCAACCCGAGCGCCGCCACGGCCGCCTGGATGGCGAGTGCACATCGCACGGCGCGAGCCGGCCCATCGAAGAGAGCCAGGAAACCATCTCCGGCTCGGTCGATCTCCCTCCCCCGCCACCTCTCGATCTCGGAGCGGACCACCCGATCGTGTCGCACCTGAGCATCACGCCAGGCTCGATCACCGATCGACGCCGCCAGGGCGGTCGAGCCCACCAGGTCGGTGAACAGCACGGTGGCCACCACCCGGTCTCCCCTCGGCTCGGGCCGGCGTCCGGTGACGAACTCCTCGATCTCCTCCAGCAGTGGGGCGGTGTCACCCGCCCAGAACAGGTGGTCCGCCCCCGGCAGCTCGACGAGCCGCGAGCCTGCGATCTTCGAGGCGATGAACCTCCCCTCCTCGACGTCGACGTCGCGATCCTCCGTGCGGTACAGCAGGAGTGTCGGCACCCGCACGCCGGCCAGCACCGCGGTCACGTCCACCTCGGAGTTCATCGCCTGCAATGCGGCGGCGGTCCCGGGGCTGGCCGAGAGCCTGAAGTACCTCTGCAACCAGGAGCGGAAGGCAGGGTCGCCGGCGCGACTGGGGGCGTAGTATTCGACCTCGTCGGAACGGCCCCACGACCCTCGGATCGCCGTGATGCTCTCCGTCCGCTCCTCGGACCTCGGCGCCCACGGATACTCCGGCGACCAACGTCTCCTGGCGAAGCTCCCGGTGAGGATCAGCCCGTCGACCTGGTCGGGATGGGTGGCAGCGAACAGCACGCACATGCAGCCGCCCTCGGAGTGGCCGAAGAGGGTGGCCCGCTCCGAGCCGACGGCCGCGAGCACCGCTCCCAGATCGTCCATGCGCACCTCGAGTCCCGGGAGCCGATCCTCCGGGACCGGGTCGGAGAGACCGGTGCCCCGCTTGTCGAAAACGATCAGCCGGGAGAACCCGGCAAGACACTCCAGGAAGCCGGCCAGGCCCGGGTCCTCCCACATGACCTCGACGTTCGACACGAAGCCGGGGACGTACACGAGGTCGCGGCCGCCCGTTCCGATCACCTGGTATGCGATCTCGACGTCGCCACTTCGGGCGTAATGGGTGGCGGGCACTGCCCGAGTCTATGGCCCCATCCATCCAGTCGGCGGCCACTCGAACGGCCGATGGAGCATCCGGCCACCGGGCACTGGCCCCAGTTCACCCGACCCGGCGACCTCGACCAGGCGACCGCCGAGGCGGTGGCTGCATCCCGAGAGGCCCTCCTGCCGCGCACCCGCAGGGTGCCCCTCGTCGATCGGTTGATACCGGCAGCACCCGCCGGTACGGTTCCCGGATGAGCCTCGATTCGAACAAGATCCTGGCGCGGGCCTGGTTCGAGGAGGTGATGAACGCACGGGACCTCGATGCGATCGACCGCGCCTACGCCGCCGACTACGCCTACCGGGGCCCGGGCGGCGAGCCAGTTAGGGGCCGGGAAGGGGCCAGGCGGGTCGCCGCCGCCCTCCACGAGGCGATGCCCGACCGGGTGTCGACGGTGGTGATGCAGGTCGCCGAAGGGGACCTGGTGGTCACGCGCTGGGTGTCCCATGGCACCCAGACTGGCCCGCTGATGGGCCGGCCTCCGACCAACCAGCCGGTCGAGGTGCACGGGATCACGATCAGCCGCATCGAGGATGGACTGATCGCCGAAGACTGGGAGATCATCAAGATCCTGTGAGCAATGCCGGGTCGAGGGTTCTCGCTCACGACCGCTGAGCCCGGTGCGAGTCACAGGTCCAGCAGGTGTCGAAGGACCCGGGCGATCTCGATGTCGGTGACGACGGCTCTGTGGCGCCGCCCCTGGCGGTGAGCGTCGGGGACGACGGGGCTTGGGAGCCACTCAGCCTCGATGTCGTCCTCGACCTGGAGGCGGGAGTCTCCACTATCCGGGGCGAGATCTCCCACTTCTCCTGGATCGTGGGTCACAGCGGGGACCTGGCGCTGGGGCTCGAGGAGATCACCCCCAGAGAGAGGAGCGTTGGAGAGGAATGGGAGGCGGCCGTCCAGGTCCGCAACGTCTCCACCGGAACCCACAGGCTCGGCCTGTCCTACAAGATCGTCGTCCAGTTTGTCCGCTTCGAGGCGTTGGGTGAGGTGGAGG
This genomic interval carries:
- a CDS encoding adenylate/guanylate cyclase domain-containing protein: MPATHYARSGDVEIAYQVIGTGGRDLVYVPGFVSNVEVMWEDPGLAGFLECLAGFSRLIVFDKRGTGLSDPVPEDRLPGLEVRMDDLGAVLAAVGSERATLFGHSEGGCMCVLFAATHPDQVDGLILTGSFARRRWSPEYPWAPRSEERTESITAIRGSWGRSDEVEYYAPSRAGDPAFRSWLQRYFRLSASPGTAAALQAMNSEVDVTAVLAGVRVPTLLLYRTEDRDVDVEEGRFIASKIAGSRLVELPGADHLFWAGDTAPLLEEIEEFVTGRRPEPRGDRVVATVLFTDLVGSTALAASIGDRAWRDAQVRHDRVVRSEIERWRGREIDRAGDGFLALFDGPARAVRCALAIQAAVAALGLEVRCGLHTGEVEVVGTGVAGISVHTGARVAALAEPDEVLVSRTVKDLVAGSGLRFESTGAYQLKGVPDSWELFRACD
- a CDS encoding ester cyclase, giving the protein MSLDSNKILARAWFEEVMNARDLDAIDRAYAADYAYRGPGGEPVRGREGARRVAAALHEAMPDRVSTVVMQVAEGDLVVTRWVSHGTQTGPLMGRPPTNQPVEVHGITISRIEDGLIAEDWEIIKIL